A section of the Heliangelus exortis chromosome 27, bHelExo1.hap1, whole genome shotgun sequence genome encodes:
- the LOC139787850 gene encoding claw keratin-like — MVQTLSPDGRASLCGVAVPQPIAESCNEPCVRQCPDSKVVIYPPPVVVTFPGPILSTFPQQSVVGSAGAPEVGSGFSGALAPGSSNVYGGARWQRGYPTGSCRPC; from the coding sequence ATGGTGCAGACTTTAAGCCCTGATGGCAGAGCCTCTTTGTGTGGGGTGGCTGTGCCCCAGCCCATTGCTGAGAGCTGCAACGAGCCCTGTGTTCGACAGTGTCCTGACTCCAAGGTGGTGATCTACCCTCCCCCAGTGGTTGTGACCTTCCCTGGACCCATCCTCAGCACCTTTCCCCAGCAGAGCGTCGTGGGATCTGCAGGAGCTCCTGAAGTTGGAAGTGGCTTTAGTGGTGCCCTTGCTCCTGGGAGCTCAAATGTTTATGGGGGTGCCAGATGGCAACGGGGGTACCCGACTGGAAGCTGCAGACCCTGCTAA